A genomic region of Phragmites australis chromosome 2, lpPhrAust1.1, whole genome shotgun sequence contains the following coding sequences:
- the LOC133895656 gene encoding heavy metal-associated isoprenylated plant protein 37-like: MTKDEEFKLVKIQNHVLRVNIHCDGCKHKVKKLLQKIEGVYSVAIDVDNHKVSVTGDVDSDTLIRKLTRGGKHAELWSQQKGSGNQGHKGNNQQKQQQHQKQGANPSKDGNKKNGGQKDQGKQGGVGSFMQDLKAFKSQHNNKHQLAELSSEDDDLYDNDDDEFDDDYEEELRFLGDKMSQLGFHSNNHQNNHHQNQNKNSNNANVNNNHNNANGKKSNGGGIPNHHQNQKNVNVMNMAAANAKMGNGVQNQKNANVINMAAANAKMGNGAPRNTGAINGMLGLGHGLGVGNAAPGFQGYTGFNHPSYAAAGYGGLQQQHLQQQQNSNLMTSMQGYNHHPVATAAMMNNLRGLNSNMTMMHQPQQQPQMMYHSSPQISPYTGYYNPYNYYYHPGSAGYPLASNGDVETMFSDENTKGCVVM; the protein is encoded by the exons ATGACTAAAGATGAGGAGTTCAAGCTGGTCAAGATCCAG AACCATGTGCTGAGGGTGAACATACACTGTGATGGGTGCAAGCACAAGGTGAAGAAGCTGCTTCAGAAGATTGAAG GCGTGTACTCGGTGGCCATAGATGTGGACAACCATAAGGTCTCGGTGACTGGCGATGTGGACTCTGATACCTTGATCAGGAAGCTCACCAGAGGAGGCAAGCATGCAGAGCTGTGGTCACAGCAGAAGGGCAGCGGCAACCAGGGCCACAAGGGCAATAAccagcagaagcagcagcagcatcagaAGCAAGGTGCCAATCCAAGCAAGGATGGCAACAAGAAGAACGGCGGCCAAAAGGACCAAGGCAAGCAAGGAGGAGTTGGAAGCTTCATGCAGGACCTGAAGGCTTTCAAGAGCCAGCACAACAATAAGCACCAGCTCGCTGAGCTCAGCTCAGAAGATGATGATCTGTATGATAATGATGACGATGAGTTTGACGATGACTATGAGGAGGAGCTCCGCTTCCTTGGGGACAAGATGAGCCAGCTGGGATTCCACAGCAATAACCATCAGAATAACCACCACCAGAACCAGAACAAGAACAGCAACAATGCCAATGTCAACAATAACCACAACAATGCCAATGGCAAGAAAAGCAATGGCGGTGGCATACCCAATCACCACCAGAACCAGAAGAATGTGAATGTGATGAACATGGCTGCAGCAAATGCCAAGATGGGCAACGGTGTCCAGAACCAGAAGAATGCAAATGTGATCAACATGGCAGCAGCGAATGCCAAGATGGGCAATGGTGCCCCGAGGAACACCGGTGCCATCAATGGCATGTTGGGCCTGGGCCATGGCCTGGGAGTGGGCAATGCCGCTCCCGGCTTCCAAGGTTACACAGGCTTCAACCACCCATCCTATGCTGCTGCCGGCTATGGAGGGCTTCAACAACAGcacctccagcagcagcagaacaGCAACCTCATGACAAGCATGCAGGGGTACAATCATCACCCCGTGGCAACGGCGGCAATGATGAACAATTTGAGGGGCCTGAACAGCAACATGACGATGATGCATCagccccagcagcagccgcagaTGATGTACCACTCGTCTCCCCAGATCAGCCCTTACACTGGCTACTACAACCCTTATAACTATTACTACCATCCTGGCAGCGCTGGTTACCCTCTGGCGAGCAATGGGGATGTGGAGACCATGTTCAGTGATGAGAATACTAAGGGCTGTGTTGTCATGTAG
- the LOC133910314 gene encoding uncharacterized protein LOC133910314: protein MARRLLAGHFLSHLRLHAQFPVPPPLRAPAITRCGGLPSPPIRAPQASSQYKLEKEIKKMKRQAKENANLIDADDSDELRSICPEDDMTLWSGSEDDDDDDVPTEAHPNERSDSYIDKVFEFDETPKYRTISELLNAEEPPEQSPGKQARKLAVENALKKLKKEPDGRNINVFDVVTDIDIPIGAFENVISGPEYSELAEGGPKKLNIQFFKNIQARMRDPNFKFSPELKLKPKSKLVSRKKWQKAQARKRKNDTSPQRSDGM from the exons ATGgctcgccgcctcctcgccggccaCTTCCTCtcgcacctccgcctccacgcGCAATTCCCCGTGCCTCCTCCCTTGCGGGCTCCGGCCATTACGCGCTGCGGCGGCCTGCCATCGCCTCCGATTCGGGCGCCTCAAG CTAGTTCACAATATAAATTGGagaaggaaattaagaaaatgaAGAGGCAAGCCAAGGAAAATGCAAATCTCATTGATGCTGATGACAGTGACGAGTTAAGAAGTATATGCCCTGAGGATGATATGACACTCTGGAGTGGCAGTGaagatgacgatgacgatgatgtTCCTACTGAGGCACATCCCAATGAACGCAGTGATTCATATATTGATAAGGTGTTTGAATTTGACGAGACACCAAAATATCGCACAATCTCAGAGCTGTTGAATGCTGAGGAGCCACCAGAGCAATCTCCAGGAAAGCAAGCAAGAAAACTTGCCGTAGAAAATGCTCTTAAGAAGTTGAAAAAAGAACCTGATGGACGCAACATCAATGTATTTGACGTTGTCACTGATATAGATATCCCGATTGGTGCATTTGAGAACGTTATTTCAGGACCAGAATATTCAGAGCTGGCGGAGGGCGGACCAAAAAAGCTCAATATACAGTTCTTTAAGAATATACAAGCACGCATGAGGgacccaaatttcaaattttctccaGAGTTGAAGTTAAAGCCAAAGAGTAAGTTAGTGTCTAGGAAAAAGTGGCAGAAAGCACAAGCAAGGAAGAGGAAAAATGATACCTCTCCTCAGAGGTCAGACGGGATGTAA